The following nucleotide sequence is from Anas acuta chromosome 11, bAnaAcu1.1, whole genome shotgun sequence.
GGGCCGAGGAGTCGATGGGGGAATGGGCTGGTACCGGGGAAGGGAGTCTCTGGGGCATCAGCAGAGGGGGGGAGATTTTGTCGGGGTTCATGAACCCCGTGAGCGCTGCGGCGGAGGCCGGGAGGCTGGGGTACAGGACGGGGACGGAGGCTGGGTACCAGCACTTCTCCAGCATCGGCAGGTAGGCCGTTGCGGATGGCGGGATCAAATAAAAAGGCAGGCACAGCGGGGGCTGGTGAGCGTGGGGGCCCAGGAAGCCGTTCGAGGAGCCCATCATGTCACTGCCAAAAGGCCCTTCGTCTTCAGGCGTCTCCAGCCTGCTCCTTTTGGCCGGCGGGTCCTCAGTCTCTTGCTTAATAGAGCTTATTCTCTCCTGGACAGTGTATTTCAGATCGGtatcctttttaaaatactgctgttcGGATTTGGAGTCACTTTTCTCCAGCTCGCCCCCGTACCCgctgtctgtgtctgtgtcgCTGCCGCTCTGCTCCCCGCTGGAGTGCGCAAATGTCCTCTGGATCACGGGCACGCAGTTCTTCCCGTGCCCCTCGGCCGCTTTGCTCAAGGAGACGGGTTTCTCTTTCAAGTCCACCATTTTAGGAGGGATGTCTGCGGCCTTTCGGCCGGCTCCGCCCTGGAGCACCTCGGCGGCCATGCGGTGCAGATGGCTGACCAGCTGCGACGACTTCAGCTCCTTGCCGTTCTCGTGCTTTGCCAGGTATTGCAGCATTTCCTTGGCACACATCTGGAAGCCGGATCGAAACATTTCCTGGCTGGAATCAAGGTTTCTTGATGACAGGTCACCTGAGGAAACATTAacaagagagaaattaaaaattaacagcGTGCTTAAATAGTTCCATTCCCAGCTCCAAGGCGCGCCGGGGGCGATGCCAAACTTTGGGTGCCACACAGGGAGCGAGGCAGCCGTGACGGCCAGCCTGAATCCTGCATTCATTTCTGCACAAGAAGCCGGTTTACcgcttctccctccctctgcccactTTCACATACGCACTTCCAATTCTGCGCTGCCTGCATGAGCCCTGGGAACCGGcaggggggaggcagcggcCGCACGGCGCCCGCTGTGCGGGCAGGAAAGCTCCGGAGCCGCGGCCCCGGGTGATCCCGCTCCAGGGGCTGTGCTCAAAGCTCTGCTGCACTCCCCGAGGCTGGCAGAGCCAGGGAAGGTGCTCAGAAAAGCTAAATTTTACTTATCAGATTCACGTGAGCGCCACATGTGAAAACAGAAGGAGGAAGTACAGCTAAAGCACGATAAGCTGCCACACCGGGTCCCCCCTTCgcctgcagagcacaggcagcGAGCTGACAGAGGTGCTCATAGAGCAGGTCTCTGTGCATTTtgagagaaagcaaagaaacgCAACTGGGCTCGATCCAAAGCTCTTGAACGTGAATGTAAAGATCTGAATGGCTTTGGAGAGAACCTCACAGCAAACCCCAGctttaaataaaactacttCAAACccactttaattttaaaacaactgCACAGTGCACTTGAGACTGACCACACTGAGAaacccatctttttttttttgcgcaAGCTCACAagcaaaggcagagaaaatgaaGGCGAATACAAGAAGTGGGTCCTGCCTCCTCCCTTCTCGGGAGCGAGGTGCCACCACTGCCTCCCAGAGACCCGGCAGAAAGTCACCGAGCGCGCACCGGCACGGTGTGACTACTCACCCGCTTGTAAACCGTTCTgtaaagcaattattttctgctgctgctgctcaatGAGGTTGGTTAGCGCTTTCACATGCTTCAAGGTAAGCTCGAGAACCACAGCTTTCTCCAGGTGACCCAGGGTCTGCAAGCAAAGGGACAGGTTGGCACCCGCCACGGCTCAGCTGCACACCCGGGGCCTGATGGGGCTGCCAGCGTGTCCGGGGCGGCGGGGCAAGGACGGGGTGACAGGGGAGCAAGGgagagggtgggggggaagaaaGGGGCAATGGGTGGTGTGGGACAGGGCAGTGGGTGGCAGGGGATGAggtggagagcagcaggggatggggaggtgggcagcaggggatggggaggtgggcagcaggggatggggaggtgggcagcaggggatggggaggtgggcagcaggggaTGGGGTGATGCACTTTGGGGCAGAGGCTTGGGGACAGCCCCGTGCCCGGGGGatccctgctgccccccgcagccccgggcaCACTCTCTGTGCAGGGCACCCTGCGGCAGGCAGCTGCGAGGCAGCCCGGGGCGGCTGTCAGTGCGCCGCACGGGGATTTTCGGAGCGCCTGGGGGGGCGCAGAGAAGCGAGTCCCTCTCCGTGAGTGGCACCCCCGGCACTGCCACCCCCCCGGGCCGGGGCTCTGCGGGGTTGTgcggggctgtgggggctccAGGAgcaagagcaggagcaggagcagaggcaggagcaggagcagccccggtcCGTGCGCCCCCGGCGTGGCGGTGCCGGGGTGCGCGGCGGGCAGgggggagctggagggaggggggggagcgggTCCCGGCGGCACCCACCGTGAGCTTGAGGTGCTCGGGCAGCAGGTCCTTGAGCTGGGCGATGCACTCGTTGATGCGGTCGCGCCGCTTCTTCTCGATGAGCCTGTGGGGCAGCTTGTAGGTCTCCTGCGGGGAGCGGTGCCGGGTGAGCGCTCCGCACGGCCACCCCGCGGCGCCCGCCGGGCtccgggcaccggggggggggctttgtGCGCGTccctcaccccctccccagGTTCCCGAGAGCCGTCGGGACGGGGTTGGGGGCAGCCCGGGGGTCCCCCGCGCCTTACCTTGGTGTCCTCGCTGCGCTTCAGCCCCCTCCTGGGCTTGTACACTTGGTACATGTGCGCGAAGTCCAGCCTGCACGGGCGAAACGAAAGCAGCCAGGTTACCCCCGGGGGCCGCGGCTGGGGGgtcggggaggggagggggctcctCTCCttcgctcctctcctctccttctccttctcctcctcctccccccgagcccGCAGCCCTTACCCCGGCACGTCGCCGCTCTCCAGGGCGGGCAGCTTGCCCAGGCAGGCGGGCGGGGGCTGCGCGCTGGGGATGCGCTCCATCCTGCGCGGTGCGGAGCCGAGCCGGGGTaaaggggaggggtgggggggaaaggggggggctAGGAAAAGAGCTTcgggcagagcagagctcaggccGGGCTGCTCATGCCGTGTCCGCGCCGGCTGAGGAGCTCCGGGAGGCGGCGGCCCGGGTTAAATGCGGGCGAGTGGGTGGACGGCGGCGACGTGCGCTACCCTGTGACTCCCGGCACGTCTGGCGGCCGCCGGGGCGGGCGCgccgggccgccccccccctccccgtcctcTCCCCGTCCTCCCCCCGTCCCCATCACATGAGCCTCACGTGGAGGCagagccgccgccgcctcgcaacgtgccggggggggcagcaggagccgcCCCCGGGGCGCACGGGCTCGGATCCTGGGGCGCACGGCGGCCCCGACGGAGCGCACCGCGCCCCGGGCGCCTCCGGTGCTgccccgccggccccgggggCACGGTGGTGGAAAGGGGGGGTGCCCACCGAGCATTCCCCCCCCCGCACTCATCTCATTTCCCTCGGGGATTTGGGATTTTCCACCCCCCGCCCTTCCTTTTGGAGGCACCCCAAAAGGCGGAGGGGCGATGGGGACGCGCAGCCGCCGCAGGGGCTCGGCTGGAGGGGGTCGGGGGGAGGGCTCGGGGGGCTTCCCCcagcgtggggggggggggtttccCTTCGGGGGGGGTCGCCCCTCCTGCACAGCATCCCCCGGCTGCTGGGTGCCAGCTGTTGCAAAAGCGCCGAGCGCGGCTGCGGTGGCGTGTACCTGCCAAAGCAAACCTCTCCTCCCGAAGGGCTACGGTCATTTTTCCCTGCCGAGCGCCGAGCAAGTGGAGGCAAGCTCATCAGATAAAAGGCGCAGGGAGCGAGATAAGGGAATGGCAGAACTTCAGCGCGCTGCCTCTCTTATCGCCCGGGTCCTGGGCTGCTCCACGTAGGGAGGAATCTGAGGTCAGCAGCTGTTACGTGAGAGCAGCAAGAGGCTGGATACCGGAGCTGGAGGCAGCCCTTTCCAGGCTCACCGGCCTCGGAAGGTGCCTGTCGTTACCAGCAGGAATCCCAGGAGAAATTAGAGCCTTGCAGAAATCTGCTGGCTGTAAAtgtgagtttgtttttttttttaataataaaaaaaaaccaaccacctCCTAAACTCCTTCCAAGCTCCCAGTGGCAACACGCGCAGCTAACGATGGAGCTCAGAGCccagaggaggctgggggtgccccaggcagccccagcacttTTTGGGATTTTGGTCTGAGCCTGCAGACCTGGCGCTGGCTCTGGGATCCCCAGGGGCTGCCGTGGTGCTGCGTGCCCAGAGCAGCgctgctgcagaggaggggGCTCGCCTGCCCCCAAAAAAGCGCAGAGGGGCAGGGTCACAGCCCCGGGCTGAGGGCTCACAGCAGGGCTGGTCGTGCGTACAGGCACTCGGCAAGCTCAGTGATAACCATCAGaaagctggagctgctgtgtttgtcccctcctgcagcacaggggacaGTCACCGTCAGAAATAATGGGGGGGGGATCGGGAGCTTCATCCTCTTTCTGCCCCCAAGATCCCAGGTGCTGTTTGCCAAACAAAGGGGGACAAAATTGTGTGCAATTTATAATCTGTCCCATTGCTGACCCTCTGTCCGAGGCAAGAGAAATAATCAGAGCTCGCTGCAGCTGATTGCTGATGAAAAATGAGGCTTGGGGCCAACCTGCTCTGCATTTTAAGTTCAGACTCCCTGTACGTGGACAGCTTCATGCCCATGGATTGTCTGAGTCCTGCACGCTCTTTCAGATATTCGGTACATTCCTGCAGTGGGTGGTGAGCTACAAATCAGGGTCAGAGGTAATCCCCAATTATTTAGCCCTTTTACTGTTCTCGTGCTTGCCAAACAATCCTCCATATCGGGATTTACTCCTGACCTTAAGGGAAGTTGCCAAGGATTTAGGAGTCCCCCTAAAAAGAGGACCCGAGCGAAGCCATCGCATTCTTGGGCATCAAGTTAGATTGCCGAGCGTTGAATTACATTTTCCCGAGGATCAGCTTTCATAAGCTGGGGCTGATGCAATCATCAATTTGCCGTCTCGATTTTGTTTGCTGAATTATTTCGACGTGGAGGGTTCCTCCGCAGCGCGCGCACGCAATTAGGGCAGCGGCGAAACGTTGAAAAAGGCTTTAATTTTCTAAAGCCACGAGGAGAGCAGCAGGCCTCCGGAGGTTTGTCTCGGAGGGGCTGAGTGTCACAGGATAGCAGCAGCTCGCGTCCCGCGGGGATTTGGAGTTATTTACAGACGCACGAAAAGGCAAGGGTTCGCAGCTTGCTCCCGAGGGCGTGCTGAAGGGATCGGGTTCCCGCGGCGGCACCTTCCCGGGGCGCTGCCTCCCGGCACGGCGATTTGGGACGAAACGTTCCGAAAATCCCCGGCACCCGCGCCTGATGGGAGCCTATGTGGGCAGCGCCGGGAGTTAGCAGATGGGTTGTGGATTCGGGCTTACGATAAGGTTACTGAGGGtggttttgtttgaaaatgtctCTTACTTAATATATCCGTGAAGGCCAGGCATGTGCCTGTGGCCTGTAATCAAATAGCCggctctccttccctctcatttccagcAATCCCAGCTCAGGTTACTGGCACCGGAGGTTAGAGGACAGCCGTGGCTTGGGCTGGAAGCGAAGGGCAGGCGGGCAGGAGGCGCTGCGTGGTGGCACTTCGCTGCCGGCACCCACCAGGCATCCCCAGCGCCCGCCTGGTTATtcccagggctctgcaggaggagaagcgCGCCGGGAGCCACGCTGCCTGCAGGTAGCCCTCGTGCCCAGCCTGGCAcgtccccagccaccagcacgAGCAGGCAGGGGGGGCATCGGGGCACCGCCAGCCACGGGACACGGCCAACTCATGGGCtgagctgcacagccctgctcccagcccacgCAGCGCGCACCCTGGGGTCCTGGGGTCTGCAGCCCCCTGGGGGgttcccctcctgctgcagccggAGGGGCCAAAGGGGCACAGCGTGACTTAGCAGCGCAGGATGTGAGGAAGAGTTTGTCATCCGCCAGGGCTCTGCCTTCTTCCTCTGGTAGCCTGCAGGTAGTTGCAAAAGCTTGACTTGGTGAAGCGCCGTGGTTTCAGCCCGGTGCGTGTCTGACTCACtgtctcagcagcacagctggccgCGCTGCCTCGTGCGATGAAAGGAATCGCCCGCGAGTTAGGAGTTGAGATTTCGTGTTTCATGACATCGTTTCGGGCTACCACGGACCGTGTTTGGACAAAACGCTGGGAAAATCCGGCGAGGGCTGCTCTCCCCGTGGCGTCCTGGGCAAGCAAATGGCAGCGGGTGGCTGCTGGGCACGTGCGTGCTGCGGGCAGGACGCTGGCAGCGCTCAGCGAAACTTGCCTGCGGACTATTCAAATGAAAGCCGTTCTCCTCCGTGCACGGAGACGCTTGCCAGCACCGAGTGCAGCAGTGGGAGGAATCCGTAGGTGGAAACTATTTGGAAGTGGCAAAATTTGTGGACATTACAATTCATAATAAGAGACTTTAGCCCACTTTGAGACTCTGTTTAATAAAACATCCCTGCCTCGCCGGGacagcctgccctgccccaaCGCTGCGAGCCAAGCCCAGGCAGCCAGGGCACTCACACTGCTTACCCAGCTCCCCGCCGGCTGCCTGCCCCATCGCGTGAGAACGAGCCCTCGGCACGCTCCGCACACCCGCGCGCCTCCGCAGCACCGCCTGGCCCAGCAGCGGCACCGCCTCGAGCCCCGTCTGCAGCCACCACTGCAAGAGGGACTTTGGGGCTTTGCCACGCACCCCTCTGCCCGGCAGGactggggggggacagggcaAGGTCACCACGTCCCCGGTCACCGGCCCCAAGGGTCACTGCGGGGCACGGGGGGACAGCTGCGGGTGCAGACGCCGTCGTGCCCGGGCGCTGCTTTTCCTCGCGGTGACACAGCCGTCTGGTGAGCGCTCTGCACAATGCTATCTGATCACGCTCGCAGCTCTGCCTAACATCAAACAGTGAGTCAGCGGCGGAGCCTCATCAGATGTCTCCGTGCCTCAGCTTTCatatctgaaaagcagaaagcacgGTGCTCTGCAGGTATGCAAAGCAAAGCGAGGCGCTTTCAGATCTCTGGCTTAGGAAACGCCACACCTTTCAACTGcagcattatttatttgtcaCTGGCATCCACGCACCCCGGTAAGAATCAATACCGCGGGAGCTCGGCGTCTGGGTAGATTTTGTTCTGTCTGTGGGATGtggggaacagcagctgcagggccacgATGCATTTCCTCTGAGTCAGTTACATTAAAAGCGTTCCCAGCCTGCTAACTGGATTTAAAAgatttcccccaaaaaacaataaaagataaaaaccaAGCAGGCACAAGAAGGGAGTGGGAGCGTTGCAGAGCGTTGTCCTTCTGGTTCGTGTCAGGACACGGGTGGCTTAAACCTTGGCCCCACAGATGAGGTCTGTGCCATCCATGTGCTGCTGATGGCACAGAAGGCAACTCCTGGTCAGTCCAGGGGGACGCAGCTCCAAGCACAAATGTCACAGCTGGCAGGCACagagagaggcagcaggcacagagaGGGTCCCAGCAGCTCGTGGCAGAAGTGAAGGGCAAGGGTGGCACACGGGGACACGGCCCAGCTTGGCAGGGACGCTGCCAGCCCCCTTGCTGGGGATAAAGGCGAGCAAGCCCAGGTGCAGCGGGTGGGCTCGCTGAACCCAGCCTGCACaccgcagggcaggagcatcACACCCAGGGCACCTGCTCGGCAGCAGGGTGCACGTGGCTCCTCCactgggagagggaaaaggaccACAAGAATCCGAGCACACTGGTTGTCAGTGAGCATTTGACCCTTCTGATGAAGTTAAATCCTTGTGCAAAGGAAACGCAGGAGGTAAAGGTAGTGcaggtgcccagcagcagcacctggacACACCACGCACAGGAGGTTTGGGGCCGTGCAGCCTTACAGCACTTGGATGGGAACgtggctgagctctggggaggCCTGGATCGGCCGTGGCAGAGCACAACCAGTCACTCTCTAACTGAGAAGCACAAACTCTGAGCGCAGAcctgcctcctccccacctGCTGCTCCAATCCCCTGCATATAACGAGCCAGACGCGGGCCGGGCATTCCTCCTGCTGCAAGTGCAGCTGGAGTAAGCACGAATGGGAATTAAACAAAATAGGAAATAT
It contains:
- the BHLHE40 gene encoding class E basic helix-loop-helix protein 40 isoform X2, yielding MSLPPLARRSAGKNDRSPSGGEVCFGRLDFAHMYQVYKPRRGLKRSEDTKETYKLPHRLIEKKRRDRINECIAQLKDLLPEHLKLTTLGHLEKAVVLELTLKHVKALTNLIEQQQQKIIALQNGLQAGDLSSRNLDSSQEMFRSGFQMCAKEMLQYLAKHENGKELKSSQLVSHLHRMAAEVLQGGAGRKAADIPPKMVDLKEKPVSLSKAAEGHGKNCVPVIQRTFAHSSGEQSGSDTDTDSGYGGELEKSDSKSEQQYFKKDTDLKYTVQERISSIKQETEDPPAKRSRLETPEDEGPFGSDMMGSSNGFLGPHAHQPPLCLPFYLIPPSATAYLPMLEKCWYPASVPVLYPSLPASAAALTGFMNPDKISPPLLMPQRLPSPVPAHSPIDSSALLQALKQIPPLNLETKD
- the BHLHE40 gene encoding class E basic helix-loop-helix protein 40 isoform X1, with the translated sequence MERIPSAQPPPACLGKLPALESGDVPGLDFAHMYQVYKPRRGLKRSEDTKETYKLPHRLIEKKRRDRINECIAQLKDLLPEHLKLTTLGHLEKAVVLELTLKHVKALTNLIEQQQQKIIALQNGLQAGDLSSRNLDSSQEMFRSGFQMCAKEMLQYLAKHENGKELKSSQLVSHLHRMAAEVLQGGAGRKAADIPPKMVDLKEKPVSLSKAAEGHGKNCVPVIQRTFAHSSGEQSGSDTDTDSGYGGELEKSDSKSEQQYFKKDTDLKYTVQERISSIKQETEDPPAKRSRLETPEDEGPFGSDMMGSSNGFLGPHAHQPPLCLPFYLIPPSATAYLPMLEKCWYPASVPVLYPSLPASAAALTGFMNPDKISPPLLMPQRLPSPVPAHSPIDSSALLQALKQIPPLNLETKD